A genomic segment from Methanomassiliicoccales archaeon encodes:
- a CDS encoding sodium-translocating pyrophosphatase, whose amino-acid sequence MELDPLVYLIPVAGIIGLLFAGLLTRSIFKKDTGTPEMKEIGDAIREGAMAYLRRQYTTIAIISVILGAIITVGINWQTGLAFLVGAACSALSGYIGMYVSVNANIRTASAARRSLNEALKISFRGGAVSGIAVVTLSLLGVAGVFFAFAYLIYPDATGPIPGIEYQWQQALFAAVGYAFGASFAALFAQLGGGIYTKAADVGADLVGKVEAGIPEDSPKNPAVIADLVGDNVGDCAGRGADLFESTAAENIGAMILGFSVYALTGQIGFVFFPLVARAFGLLAGLIGIMLVGLRNEDESPMKALNRGYYVTAVIAIILFGYAAYELLGDNWEYFLACGIIGIALSIIIVYITQYYTSGEYRPVKEIAKASETGPATNIITGFSIGLETTAMPIVAISLALLASFFLGQQAAPDESMAFTYGLYGTAVATMGMLATCAFILAEDTFGPITDNAGGIVEMSQQPEEIRNRTDKLDSVGNTTKALTKGYAMGSAALAAYLLFGAYFDKVAEIVGLPPEQVFTVDIANPPVFVGALIGAMLVFLFASLAIRAVGKAAYEMISEVRRQFKENPNILKGDDKPDYARCVDISTKGALKAMVLPGILPVVVPVALGLLMRYAYADQWQVSYQSVGALLMVGTISGVLMALLMNNGGGAWDNGKKYIEAKGQKKTPQHAAAVVGDTVGDPFKDTAGPSLHVLVKLLSTITLVFAALFVIAP is encoded by the coding sequence ATGGAATTGGATCCACTGGTCTATCTAATACCGGTGGCGGGCATCATAGGCCTGCTCTTCGCAGGGCTCCTCACCCGATCCATTTTTAAAAAGGACACCGGGACACCTGAAATGAAGGAAATTGGGGATGCCATTCGCGAAGGAGCGATGGCCTATCTGCGCCGCCAATATACCACGATTGCCATAATAAGCGTCATCCTTGGTGCCATAATAACTGTGGGGATCAATTGGCAAACCGGCCTTGCGTTCTTGGTCGGGGCCGCATGCTCTGCCCTTTCAGGATACATCGGGATGTATGTTTCTGTGAATGCAAATATACGGACAGCAAGCGCTGCAAGAAGGAGCCTTAATGAAGCTCTGAAAATATCATTTCGTGGCGGCGCTGTTTCTGGAATAGCTGTGGTTACGCTAAGCCTATTGGGTGTTGCTGGCGTCTTCTTCGCTTTCGCTTATCTTATTTATCCGGATGCGACAGGACCGATTCCAGGAATAGAATATCAGTGGCAGCAAGCTCTCTTCGCCGCGGTCGGCTATGCTTTTGGTGCCTCATTTGCTGCACTGTTTGCTCAGCTTGGAGGAGGAATTTACACCAAAGCTGCCGATGTTGGAGCAGATCTTGTAGGCAAGGTTGAAGCGGGAATTCCCGAAGACAGTCCGAAGAATCCTGCGGTAATCGCAGATCTGGTAGGAGACAATGTGGGAGACTGTGCTGGACGTGGTGCAGATTTATTTGAATCCACTGCCGCTGAAAATATTGGAGCAATGATTCTTGGATTTTCGGTATATGCATTGACAGGTCAGATAGGCTTTGTTTTCTTCCCCTTAGTGGCACGTGCCTTCGGTCTTCTTGCTGGTTTGATCGGAATTATGTTAGTCGGGCTACGCAACGAGGATGAAAGTCCGATGAAGGCGCTGAATCGGGGGTATTATGTCACGGCAGTCATTGCTATAATCCTCTTCGGCTACGCTGCTTATGAGTTACTTGGAGATAACTGGGAGTATTTCTTAGCCTGTGGAATTATTGGGATTGCGTTAAGCATCATTATTGTGTATATAACTCAGTACTACACATCGGGCGAGTATAGACCCGTGAAAGAGATCGCAAAGGCTTCTGAAACTGGACCTGCGACAAACATCATCACTGGTTTCTCTATCGGTTTAGAGACTACGGCAATGCCCATCGTCGCCATATCTCTTGCCCTGCTTGCCTCCTTCTTCTTGGGCCAGCAAGCAGCACCTGATGAGAGTATGGCATTTACTTACGGTCTCTATGGAACGGCAGTGGCTACCATGGGAATGCTCGCTACATGCGCATTCATTCTCGCAGAAGACACCTTTGGTCCAATCACCGATAATGCGGGAGGAATTGTGGAAATGTCCCAGCAGCCTGAGGAGATAAGGAACAGGACAGATAAGCTAGACTCCGTAGGCAACACAACCAAGGCATTGACCAAAGGCTATGCTATGGGCTCTGCAGCATTAGCAGCTTATCTGTTATTCGGTGCCTATTTCGACAAAGTCGCAGAAATAGTGGGTCTTCCCCCAGAACAGGTCTTTACTGTAGACATAGCCAATCCTCCAGTATTCGTGGGAGCGCTTATAGGTGCGATGCTGGTTTTCCTCTTTGCGTCGCTGGCAATTCGAGCCGTTGGAAAGGCAGCTTATGAAATGATTAGCGAGGTACGGCGCCAGTTCAAAGAGAACCCCAATATTCTCAAGGGTGATGATAAGCCAGATTATGCCCGTTGCGTGGACATCTCGACCAAGGGAGCATTAAAGGCGATGGTTCTTCCAGGAATTCTTCCTGTCGTTGTACCTGTAGCCCTTGGGCTGCTGATGCGCTATGCTTATGCAGATCAATGGCAAGTATCCTATCAATCAGTGGGCGCTCTATTGATGGTCGGGACCATTTCCGGTGTCCTCATGGCCCTTCTAATGAATAACGGAGGAGGTGCCTGGGACAATGGAAAGAAATACATAGAGGCAAAGGGCCAGAAGAAGACTCCACAACATGCTGCAGCAGTAGTGGGAGATACAGTTGGCGATCCTTTCAAGGACACGGCAGGGCCATCTTTGCATGTATTGGTCAAACTGTTATCGACCATTACACTAGTTTTCGCAGCTCTATTCGTCATTGCGCCTTAG
- a CDS encoding ATPase domain-containing protein, with the protein MIEKGFSDRMKKSDLVRIQTGIPGLDDMIEGGLPFPSVVLVSGTAGTGKTTFSLKYLCEGAKRGEQGLYFTTLSEPTQWMLRYASQFDFINKDYFGDSIVYMDLGNLMREVDANQLLGIMEEKIAEVVPQRIVIDPITVVGGMLKGDYRLFLFDLFNRLKNWNATTLVTGEVHPGELYPPEVSYAVDGIILLQLSEEGGARRKYLEVLKMRGTNHLTGRQSIDITRNEGIVVLKARF; encoded by the coding sequence ATGATAGAGAAGGGTTTTAGTGATAGAATGAAAAAGTCAGATCTGGTTAGGATACAAACAGGGATACCAGGTTTAGATGATATGATAGAAGGCGGGTTACCCTTCCCTTCGGTGGTCCTTGTTTCTGGGACAGCTGGCACAGGAAAGACAACATTTTCGTTGAAATATTTATGTGAAGGTGCAAAAAGAGGGGAACAAGGGCTGTATTTTACAACTTTGAGCGAGCCTACGCAATGGATGCTCCGTTATGCTTCACAATTCGATTTTATAAATAAAGATTATTTTGGCGATTCTATAGTATATATGGACCTAGGAAATTTGATGAGAGAGGTCGATGCCAATCAATTACTTGGCATTATGGAGGAGAAGATCGCAGAAGTAGTTCCCCAGCGTATTGTGATCGATCCTATTACAGTGGTAGGAGGCATGCTCAAAGGAGATTATCGACTCTTTCTCTTCGATCTCTTCAACCGCCTCAAGAATTGGAATGCGACGACTTTAGTCACAGGGGAAGTGCATCCAGGAGAGCTTTATCCTCCTGAAGTCTCGTATGCTGTCGATGGCATAATACTTCTCCAGTTAAGTGAGGAAGGTGGGGCGAGACGCAAATACCTAGAAGTACTTAAGATGCGCGGCACCAACCATCTAACTGGGCGTCAGTCTATCGATATCACCCGCAATGAAGGGATCGTCGTACTTAAAGCTAGGTTTTAA
- a CDS encoding MFS transporter: MLPMEKTLDYRTQTNFMLSFLILAVYPPSMVDHRRIAIYLGSFIGPLSGNAVLSLVPSLMILFKASASEILASITFFMLPFATFMLFSGTLSDIIGRKRVLSFGFMIYALGSILTGSSTSLWYFYAARTITGLGFAFVQPVLMAMLGDIVPYQERGRAMGFLGAATTAGIALGPFLAGYMSIINWRLTFFIIAVLALGIWVWVIITCEDIYRKRTQPHFRAFLNTLGIGLHEPSLLILAATGFTTFLCYIGTQSFLSATVSAPPLLLSEENIGLILSSAGLAGIFSAPVGGKMVDKWGAVYTAILGYLIMFSAFLIMSFAGSMIDYILSLIILGSGTAIVWASLLSIAVSILNNLKGTSSSIFNSARFLGYAFAPIFFTPIYVNLGFDAVNLTSASLALMAIVMLWLAERIKRRSPILPM, translated from the coding sequence CCTTTTTAATTCTAGCGGTCTATCCACCATCTATGGTAGACCATAGGCGCATCGCCATCTACCTAGGGTCATTCATCGGCCCATTGTCAGGAAACGCTGTACTATCGCTCGTGCCTTCCTTAATGATATTATTCAAAGCTTCTGCATCTGAAATACTCGCATCAATCACCTTTTTCATGCTTCCTTTTGCAACATTTATGCTATTTAGTGGCACCTTGTCAGATATTATAGGGAGAAAGCGTGTCCTTAGCTTTGGGTTTATGATTTATGCACTTGGCAGCATCCTAACAGGTTCATCCACTAGTTTGTGGTATTTTTATGCTGCAAGGACTATAACTGGTTTAGGATTTGCGTTTGTGCAGCCAGTACTTATGGCTATGCTAGGTGATATAGTACCTTATCAGGAAAGAGGCAGGGCCATGGGGTTCTTAGGTGCAGCTACTACGGCTGGAATTGCTTTAGGACCTTTTTTAGCAGGATATATGTCGATAATTAATTGGCGTTTGACTTTTTTTATCATCGCTGTCCTAGCTTTGGGTATTTGGGTATGGGTCATTATTACATGTGAAGATATATATAGAAAAAGGACTCAGCCACATTTCCGGGCTTTCTTGAACACATTGGGTATAGGTCTACATGAACCTAGTTTGTTAATTTTAGCGGCCACAGGCTTCACCACCTTTCTTTGCTATATAGGCACGCAATCATTTCTCTCGGCCACTGTTAGCGCTCCTCCTCTATTACTTTCTGAGGAGAATATCGGTTTGATATTATCATCAGCAGGCTTAGCCGGGATTTTCTCCGCTCCAGTCGGCGGAAAGATGGTTGACAAATGGGGAGCGGTCTACACGGCTATATTGGGCTATTTGATAATGTTCAGTGCTTTCTTAATAATGTCATTTGCCGGTTCCATGATTGACTATATATTGTCTTTGATAATATTAGGTTCAGGTACAGCTATTGTCTGGGCTTCACTTTTAAGCATTGCCGTTTCCATTCTAAATAATCTAAAGGGTACTTCTTCTTCAATTTTTAATAGCGCGCGATTCCTAGGATATGCTTTTGCCCCTATTTTTTTCACACCGATTTATGTCAATCTAGGGTTCGATGCAGTAAACTTGACTTCTGCATCATTAGCACTTATGGCCATAGTTATGCTTTGGCTTGCTGAGCGCATTAAAAGACGGAGTCCCATTCTTCCAATGTGA
- the spt4 gene encoding transcription elongation factor subunit Spt4: MKVQKACKHCSFITEEDNCPLCGNQTSKDWQGYVIILDHTKSEIAKRMGINVNGKFALRVR, encoded by the coding sequence ATGAAGGTACAAAAGGCTTGCAAGCATTGCTCATTCATTACGGAAGAAGACAATTGCCCTCTATGTGGCAATCAGACATCTAAGGATTGGCAGGGCTATGTGATTATTCTTGATCATACGAAATCTGAAATAGCTAAAAGGATGGGTATCAATGTCAATGGCAAATTCGCGCTCCGTGTTCGGTAA
- a CDS encoding DNA-directed RNA polymerase, translating to MYLMAQREKVVRIPPDRLGEDLDSTVVELAKESFEGKVEGSDSLIVLVRNIKPEGPGRIVHGDGAVYQKVRFESLIFRPALQEVVEGTVVEVLKFGAFVRFGPLDGLLHISQIMDDRIDVDDVNQRLLGKDTKRDLKVGDRVRARIVALSINERNPRESKIGLTMRQPGLGKFEWMEEDRKKKGEKEKGAAT from the coding sequence ATGTATTTGATGGCCCAGCGAGAAAAGGTAGTGCGCATACCTCCAGACCGCCTAGGCGAGGATTTAGACTCCACTGTGGTCGAGTTGGCAAAAGAATCCTTCGAAGGCAAGGTCGAAGGTAGCGACTCACTTATAGTTCTAGTTAGAAATATAAAGCCTGAGGGGCCGGGGCGCATCGTTCATGGAGATGGGGCTGTTTACCAAAAGGTACGATTTGAATCCCTAATTTTCAGGCCAGCACTACAGGAAGTTGTAGAAGGAACGGTGGTCGAAGTACTAAAATTTGGAGCTTTCGTTCGTTTTGGACCTCTGGACGGATTGCTCCATATTTCACAGATAATGGACGATCGCATTGATGTCGATGATGTAAATCAGCGCTTATTAGGAAAGGATACGAAAAGAGATCTAAAAGTCGGCGACAGAGTAAGAGCTAGAATAGTGGCGCTAAGCATAAATGAGCGTAATCCCAGAGAAAGCAAAATAGGTTTGACAATGAGGCAACCAGGCTTGGGCAAATTCGAATGGATGGAAGAGGATCGTAAAAAGAAAGGAGAAAAAGAGAAGGGTGCAGCCACATGA
- a CDS encoding 30S ribosomal protein S27ae, whose protein sequence is MADKKDKAGSKSAKNLRISKKDFYILSKEGRLERKKRHCPKCGPGVFLAEHQNRNSCGKCGYTEFKKK, encoded by the coding sequence ATGGCTGATAAAAAAGATAAAGCTGGTTCAAAGAGTGCCAAGAATTTGCGGATTAGCAAGAAAGATTTCTATATTCTTAGCAAAGAAGGAAGACTTGAAAGGAAAAAGAGGCATTGTCCTAAATGTGGACCTGGTGTATTCCTTGCGGAGCATCAGAATAGGAATTCCTGCGGTAAGTGTGGGTATACAGAGTTCAAAAAAAAGTGA
- a CDS encoding GTP-dependent dephospho-CoA kinase family protein: MDLRMPFGNFVDEKEAVQLMQDSPLGITVGDVVSLTMLDNGLQPHIMIFDFRNERRDDFRLADRINILPGRYLIANNPPGRITPDLVTAILNAIGSAEKVKIKVNGEEDLSSLVVAAIAPNGTCLLYGLPGKGLVHVEIENSVREKARRLIYAMEECN; the protein is encoded by the coding sequence TTGGACTTACGCATGCCGTTTGGTAATTTCGTGGATGAGAAAGAAGCAGTTCAGCTGATGCAAGATAGCCCTCTTGGAATTACTGTGGGAGATGTAGTCTCCCTAACTATGCTAGATAACGGATTGCAACCTCATATTATGATTTTTGATTTTAGAAATGAGCGACGCGATGATTTTAGATTAGCTGATAGGATTAATATTTTGCCCGGTCGATATTTAATCGCTAACAACCCTCCAGGAAGAATAACGCCAGATTTAGTGACGGCAATATTAAATGCGATCGGTTCAGCGGAAAAGGTCAAAATAAAAGTGAATGGAGAGGAGGACTTATCTTCTCTAGTCGTTGCAGCCATAGCACCAAATGGCACGTGTTTGCTGTATGGTCTTCCTGGAAAGGGATTAGTGCATGTGGAGATTGAAAATTCCGTCAGAGAAAAAGCAAGGAGATTAATATACGCCATGGAGGAATGTAATTGA